In one Brevibacterium sp. CBA3109 genomic region, the following are encoded:
- a CDS encoding DUF4235 domain-containing protein: MVKTDDTTGNTAAKLLYRPFGLIGSVAGGAVAGVVFKQIWKRATPGDNADAPGALESEHRLREILVAAALQGALFALVKALVDRGMANVFTKFIGEWPGD; this comes from the coding sequence ATGGTCAAGACCGATGACACAACCGGCAATACCGCGGCTAAACTGTTGTATCGTCCGTTCGGGCTGATCGGAAGCGTCGCTGGTGGTGCCGTGGCTGGGGTGGTGTTCAAACAGATCTGGAAGCGTGCCACTCCTGGTGACAACGCCGATGCTCCCGGTGCCTTGGAGTCTGAGCACAGGCTACGTGAGATCTTGGTGGCAGCCGCTTTGCAGGGTGCGCTCTTCGCTCTGGTGAAAGCATTGGTCGATCGGGGCATGGCAAACGTGTTCACAAAGTTCATCGGCGAATGGCCGGGTGACTGA
- a CDS encoding TetR/AcrR family transcriptional regulator: MAQNRLTRNDIVRAAITFVDVHGLDALTMRRLGQSLGVEAMALYRHVSGREDLLEAMVEALIDSLFDNRLMRQTPSSWEDYLQRVANTTKELALDHPGIFPLIATQPSQAPWLRPPLRSLRWVEEFLSTLQQFEFSDAAAVGAYKSFTSFLIGDLLLQVHSTNFAITDEDDHERSDDDSDLSEYPTVNELSDLLSEDHRQRQFDDALDELIERIRLSPTN; this comes from the coding sequence ATGGCCCAGAACCGTCTGACCAGAAACGACATCGTGCGAGCGGCGATCACATTCGTCGACGTACACGGACTCGATGCGCTGACAATGCGACGTCTCGGGCAGTCCCTCGGGGTCGAAGCCATGGCGTTGTATAGGCATGTTTCCGGACGCGAAGACCTTCTCGAAGCGATGGTCGAAGCTCTCATCGACAGTCTGTTCGATAACCGGCTGATGAGGCAGACGCCGTCGTCGTGGGAGGACTATCTCCAGCGGGTGGCAAATACGACGAAAGAACTGGCGCTCGATCATCCCGGGATCTTTCCTCTGATTGCTACTCAACCGTCCCAAGCTCCGTGGCTGCGCCCTCCGTTGCGCAGCCTGCGCTGGGTCGAAGAGTTCCTTTCCACGCTGCAGCAATTCGAGTTCTCCGATGCGGCCGCGGTCGGTGCCTACAAATCGTTCACCAGCTTCCTCATCGGGGATCTGCTCCTGCAAGTCCATTCCACGAATTTCGCCATCACCGACGAAGACGATCACGAGAGGTCCGATGACGACTCCGACTTATCGGAGTATCCCACCGTGAACGAGCTGAGTGACCTGCTCAGCGAAGATCATCGCCAACGCCAGTTCGACGATGCCCTCGACGAACTCATAGAACGCATCCGCCTCTCACCAACCAATTAG
- a CDS encoding Dps family protein: MTETVKVPQPAGSETTRTENAERGFAASPALAKNMQTVLVDFIALQLVGKQAHWNVVGPNFRDLHLNLDEVVDIAREGADTIAERMRALHATADGRPAVVAEQTALPEFPAGEVLTGDVVDLAVRAVETTVATMRQVHDEVDEADATTADIFHDFIARLEQQAWFLSAENRRPEN; encoded by the coding sequence ATGACTGAGACAGTGAAAGTTCCGCAACCGGCTGGGAGCGAGACGACACGGACTGAGAACGCGGAGCGCGGTTTCGCAGCGTCGCCGGCGTTGGCGAAGAACATGCAGACAGTTCTCGTTGACTTCATCGCCCTCCAGCTCGTCGGCAAACAGGCGCACTGGAATGTTGTGGGCCCAAACTTCCGGGACCTTCATCTCAACCTCGACGAGGTAGTCGATATCGCCCGAGAGGGTGCCGACACAATCGCCGAACGTATGCGCGCACTCCACGCCACCGCTGATGGACGTCCCGCTGTGGTCGCTGAGCAGACTGCATTGCCGGAGTTCCCGGCAGGTGAAGTGCTGACCGGCGACGTGGTTGATCTCGCTGTCCGAGCGGTCGAGACTACCGTGGCCACGATGCGGCAAGTGCATGATGAAGTTGATGAGGCGGATGCGACCACCGCCGACATCTTCCATGACTTCATCGCGCGTCTCGAGCAGCAGGCCTGGTTCCTCAGCGCCGAGAATCGACGTCCCGAGAACTGA
- a CDS encoding general stress protein, translating to MGEVNRQAAAGIAKDDLFVISHDDDRTDRVAGSVNANEPDDLSNLVGTRYDKKGDELRAIFEEFGFTSNESDDLEEKLDHGKILLLINS from the coding sequence ATGGGTGAAGTGAACCGCCAGGCGGCAGCGGGCATCGCCAAAGATGACCTCTTCGTCATCTCACATGACGATGACCGCACCGACCGCGTCGCAGGCAGTGTCAATGCCAACGAACCCGACGATCTCAGCAATCTCGTAGGCACGCGGTATGACAAGAAGGGCGACGAGCTGCGCGCGATCTTCGAGGAGTTCGGCTTCACGTCGAACGAGTCCGACGACCTCGAAGAGAAGCTCGACCACGGCAAGATCCTGCTGCTGATCAACAGCTGA